A DNA window from Dethiosulfovibrio faecalis contains the following coding sequences:
- a CDS encoding chemotaxis protein CheA, translating to MSTDMSQYLGAYLDEATDNLQQLNELILAVEQDRRSRDTIDEIFRTAHTLKGMSATMGFKHMAELTHALEDRFSKVRSGDEDLTDDDIDHLFQSLDLMQSMVDAIRDGGTDQDTDISALVAQLREENVDSASSVEKGAEEAELSDQEKEWLVDATKMGLAVYKVKVVLDQECLLKAARAYMVVSRLEEMGEIVKCDPSVDDLEKEQFDHSFIVYIGTKDEADVVKNAVMSVSEVVETEVLSWEVEKGEVSKEVAVSEEKSAKVTAASPKAKQTDEALKTTKAPKAKKTSQTVRVDIGRLDSLMNLVGELVIGKARIERLVLESKLREFDEPLSQLGRISGDIQELVTKLRMVPVSFIFDRFPRLIRDISKNLGKDVELVIEGQETELDRTVIDEIGDPMVHLIRNSVDHGVETPEIRKAAGKPAQGTIRIAAYQEGNSVIIEVSDDGKGIDPVAVGKKAVERGMVTEEALAEMSDDEIIQYVFLPGFSMAKEVTDLSGRGVGMDAVKRKVEALGGQFEIRSKVGEGTNVYIRLPLTLAIVLALLVRVGDEIYAIPLENVDETILVREDDMKRMHGRPVTLLRGEVLTLGDLASTLDAIRDDEERNEYPVVVVRAGRNRIGFVVDALVGQQEIVIKSLGRLLSKIKGIAGATILGDGNVALILDVASLNVRA from the coding sequence ATGTCTACCGATATGAGCCAGTACCTGGGAGCCTACCTCGACGAGGCGACCGATAACCTCCAGCAACTTAATGAGCTTATATTGGCGGTTGAGCAGGACCGTCGCAGTCGCGACACGATAGACGAGATATTCAGAACGGCTCACACGCTTAAGGGGATGTCCGCTACGATGGGTTTTAAGCATATGGCCGAGCTTACCCATGCGTTGGAGGACCGTTTCTCCAAGGTCCGAAGCGGCGACGAGGATCTAACCGACGACGATATAGACCATCTTTTCCAGAGCCTCGATCTGATGCAGTCCATGGTGGATGCTATCAGGGACGGAGGAACCGATCAGGATACCGACATATCCGCCTTGGTAGCTCAGCTGAGGGAGGAAAACGTAGATTCCGCTTCATCGGTAGAAAAAGGTGCGGAGGAAGCGGAGCTTTCTGATCAGGAAAAGGAATGGCTTGTAGATGCGACCAAGATGGGGCTGGCCGTCTACAAGGTTAAAGTGGTCCTGGATCAAGAGTGTCTTCTGAAAGCCGCCAGGGCATATATGGTGGTAAGTCGCCTTGAGGAGATGGGAGAGATCGTAAAATGCGATCCCTCCGTTGACGATCTGGAAAAGGAGCAGTTCGATCACTCTTTCATCGTGTATATAGGAACCAAGGACGAAGCAGACGTCGTTAAAAATGCGGTGATGTCCGTCAGCGAAGTGGTCGAAACCGAGGTTCTGTCCTGGGAGGTGGAGAAAGGAGAAGTATCCAAGGAGGTCGCGGTCTCGGAGGAAAAATCCGCTAAGGTTACCGCAGCTTCTCCCAAAGCTAAGCAGACGGACGAAGCTCTTAAAACTACGAAGGCTCCGAAGGCCAAGAAAACGTCTCAGACCGTGAGGGTGGACATAGGCCGTCTGGACAGTCTCATGAATCTGGTCGGCGAGCTGGTGATCGGAAAAGCCCGTATAGAACGTTTGGTTCTCGAGTCCAAGCTGAGGGAGTTCGACGAGCCCCTTTCTCAGCTGGGTAGGATCTCCGGTGACATCCAGGAGCTTGTTACCAAGCTTCGTATGGTTCCGGTCTCCTTCATCTTCGATCGTTTCCCCAGGCTCATAAGGGATATATCCAAGAATCTCGGCAAAGACGTCGAACTCGTAATAGAGGGACAGGAAACGGAGTTGGATCGAACCGTAATCGACGAGATAGGCGATCCCATGGTCCACCTCATAAGAAACTCCGTCGATCACGGCGTTGAGACCCCGGAGATTAGAAAGGCCGCCGGTAAGCCCGCTCAGGGAACCATCCGCATCGCTGCCTACCAGGAGGGCAACAGCGTCATAATAGAGGTGTCCGACGACGGAAAAGGAATAGATCCCGTGGCGGTCGGCAAAAAAGCGGTGGAACGTGGTATGGTCACGGAAGAGGCGTTGGCGGAGATGTCCGATGACGAGATAATCCAGTACGTCTTTCTTCCTGGATTCAGCATGGCCAAAGAGGTTACCGATCTCTCAGGAAGAGGGGTCGGCATGGACGCGGTCAAACGCAAGGTCGAGGCCCTGGGAGGCCAGTTCGAGATCCGCTCGAAGGTCGGAGAGGGCACCAACGTCTACATAAGACTCCCCCTCACCTTGGCCATAGTCCTGGCATTGTTGGTCCGGGTCGGAGACGAGATCTACGCCATACCTCTGGAAAACGTGGACGAGACCATTCTGGTCCGCGAAGATGACATGAAGAGAATGCATGGACGTCCCGTCACCCTATTGAGAGGAGAGGTCCTTACTCTGGGGGATCTGGCGTCAACTCTTGATGCGATAAGGGATGACGAGGAGAGAAACGAGTACCCCGTAGTGGTGGTCAGGGCCGGCAGAAACAGGATCGGCTTTGTTGTGGACGCCCTGGTTGGACAGCAGGAAATAGTGATCAAATCGCTTGGGAGGCTTTTGTCGAAGATAAAGGGAATAGCCGGAGCCACCATCTTGGGAGACGGCAACGTCGCTCTCATACTAGACGTGGCGTCCCTTAACGTACGGGCTTAG
- a CDS encoding chemotaxis protein CheC has protein sequence MEYNDFSPLHLDAIREVVNIGAGNAATALSEMLGKPVDMGVPDVELVSIYEVSEHFGPPEDFVAAVYTHGEGTFPCNLIFIQDEEAAQGMVDAMFISRMNTDGRDFPPEMRDSALSELGNIILSSFLNAVNRMIGSESISISVPGVAHDMLGAILEFVASIFAQSGELALLVNTTLKLDQEGTDIKGNIMMVPDPGALEILLSKLGVL, from the coding sequence ATGGAGTATAACGATTTCAGTCCGTTGCATCTTGATGCCATTAGAGAAGTGGTAAATATAGGGGCGGGAAACGCCGCGACTGCTTTATCCGAGATGTTGGGTAAACCGGTCGACATGGGAGTTCCCGACGTAGAGCTCGTGTCGATTTACGAGGTGTCCGAACATTTCGGCCCCCCCGAGGATTTCGTTGCCGCCGTCTACACTCATGGAGAGGGAACCTTCCCATGTAATCTCATCTTTATACAGGACGAGGAGGCCGCCCAGGGGATGGTGGATGCCATGTTCATTTCTAGGATGAACACGGATGGAAGAGACTTCCCCCCGGAGATGAGAGACAGCGCCCTCAGCGAGCTCGGAAACATAATCCTGAGTTCCTTTCTGAACGCGGTCAACCGGATGATAGGATCTGAGTCGATCTCGATCTCGGTGCCAGGAGTCGCCCATGATATGCTGGGGGCCATACTGGAGTTCGTCGCCTCCATCTTTGCCCAGTCCGGTGAACTGGCTCTCCTGGTTAACACGACCTTGAAGCTGGACCAAGAGGGGACGGACATCAAGGGGAACATAATGATGGTTCCAGATCCCGGCGCTCTCGAGATCCTTCTCTCCAAACTGGGGGTGCTTTGA
- a CDS encoding chemotaxis protein CheD, with protein sequence MEKGQHVGMADTVLVKHPGKLVSLGLGSCIGLVLYDETAKVAAMAHIMLPESRKDKENPKPGKFADTAVPTLIDMVLRAGAKKERLKAKMAGGSQMFNVPGSKTGFLAVGTRNAEETEKNLKSAGIKLVASDTGGNKGRSVEFSTDDWILIVKTLGTGKQGI encoded by the coding sequence ATGGAAAAAGGGCAACACGTCGGGATGGCCGACACGGTCCTTGTTAAACACCCCGGCAAACTAGTATCTCTCGGTCTCGGATCCTGTATCGGTCTGGTCCTCTACGATGAGACGGCTAAGGTGGCCGCCATGGCTCATATAATGTTGCCGGAGAGCAGAAAGGACAAGGAAAATCCGAAGCCGGGTAAGTTCGCCGATACAGCCGTTCCCACCCTCATCGACATGGTGTTGAGGGCCGGGGCCAAAAAAGAACGTCTGAAGGCCAAGATGGCTGGCGGATCTCAGATGTTCAACGTCCCGGGATCCAAGACTGGATTTCTGGCGGTGGGGACTAGAAACGCCGAGGAGACCGAGAAGAACCTTAAATCTGCGGGAATAAAACTTGTGGCCTCGGACACCGGAGGAAACAAAGGGCGAAGCGTAGAGTTCTCCACGGACGACTGGATATTGATCGTCAAGACCCTGGGCACAGGCAAGCAGGGGATATAA
- a CDS encoding protein-glutamate methylesterase/protein-glutamine glutaminase, whose translation MKGIKVLVVDDSSFMRKVLGDILEETPGITVIAKARDGVDALDKIDRDRPDVVTLDVEMPRKNGLETLKEIMDRFPTPVIMVSSLTKEGASITMQALALGAVDFVAKPSGTISLDMRDVGEELKQKVLGAAFARSAVPGKPFLKKTVPPVSSLKRQATVKPPVPGIHPELVCIASSTGGPQALQRLLTALPSDFPLPIIVAQHMPRGFTASFATRLNDLSSIDVVEGQEGTILRPGLAVIAPGGYHMILKGGSGSLSLGLSDAPPVLSVKPSANVMFLSVAEILGGNVVAVILTGMGIDGTDGAQTLSSMGAYVFGESPETCVVYGMPRAAMEAGVVNEQLPLHKIAPALDRFVRENR comes from the coding sequence GTGAAAGGCATAAAAGTCCTGGTAGTGGACGATTCCTCTTTCATGAGGAAAGTTCTAGGGGATATTTTGGAGGAAACACCGGGTATAACCGTGATAGCCAAGGCTAGAGATGGCGTGGATGCGCTTGATAAGATAGATCGAGACAGACCCGACGTGGTTACTCTCGACGTGGAGATGCCGAGAAAGAACGGACTGGAGACCTTAAAGGAGATCATGGATCGTTTCCCTACTCCGGTCATAATGGTGAGTAGCCTGACCAAAGAGGGAGCTTCTATAACCATGCAGGCCCTTGCCCTGGGTGCTGTCGATTTTGTGGCGAAGCCGTCCGGGACAATCTCTCTGGACATGAGGGACGTTGGAGAAGAGCTCAAACAAAAGGTCTTGGGGGCGGCCTTCGCCAGATCTGCCGTCCCAGGCAAGCCCTTTTTGAAAAAAACGGTACCTCCAGTGTCCTCTCTGAAGCGCCAGGCCACCGTAAAACCTCCGGTTCCTGGGATACATCCGGAACTCGTGTGCATAGCCTCTTCAACGGGAGGACCTCAGGCTCTTCAACGGTTGTTGACCGCTTTGCCCTCGGATTTTCCTCTTCCCATAATAGTGGCTCAGCACATGCCCAGAGGTTTTACCGCCTCCTTTGCTACCAGGTTGAACGATCTTTCCAGCATAGACGTGGTCGAGGGACAGGAGGGGACCATCCTAAGGCCCGGTCTGGCGGTCATAGCTCCTGGCGGTTATCATATGATTCTAAAGGGAGGAAGCGGTAGCCTGTCTCTCGGTCTGTCCGACGCCCCTCCCGTATTGTCGGTAAAACCGTCGGCCAACGTGATGTTTCTCAGCGTGGCCGAAATCCTCGGAGGAAACGTAGTTGCTGTCATCCTAACAGGAATGGGTATAGACGGTACAGATGGAGCTCAGACCCTATCGTCCATGGGAGCATACGTTTTTGGAGAATCTCCGGAAACCTGCGTGGTTTACGGTATGCCCAGGGCGGCTATGGAAGCAGGCGTGGTCAACGAACAGCTGCCGTTGCATAAAATAGCGCCAGCCTTGGACCGCTTCGTGAGAGAAAATCGATAG
- a CDS encoding DUF342 domain-containing protein, with protein sequence MSERLTIEKNEEGVYLSVEEGVSLADVLNFLTREKISNFEAEAVEKALETPGNKTRIAQGEARKDAKVKVEISRDSMVARIAVEPPEGDAPWPSVSDLKKALETKNVIYGIDEPALHTIIDGHLSDQWVDVARGDPAIDGRNAEVEYVVEFGSSRPLGTNEGGKVDLKELSSVTIVHKDQVLATRIPQTDGQNGINVLGKTVKAKNGKDRKLPAGQGTRSSEDGTTLYADQDGHLVFRGSVLDVLPVYVVPGDVDYSVGNVHFIGSVDVKGAVRDGFEIKTSGNVSIGGVVEGAVIENDGDLEIKIGVSGGNKGHIRSGGSLSAGYIDKATIHVDENLQVKDAIMHSDVSAGKSVIAGNRGGKGQIVGGKVQAGIAVSCVNLGSQMGTKTEVHVGVPPELANRKSELISLIEENRDKLNQIDTNIAFLKKIEKAGKLDTEKRTIMLKLTKGSFQLRSLIDGWTKEQEEVELKIERSRSDPKVNVKETCYPGVSVTMRGITYLVREEMRFITFRYDDGELKPLPYDP encoded by the coding sequence ATGTCTGAGCGACTCACGATAGAGAAAAACGAAGAAGGGGTTTATCTCTCGGTCGAAGAAGGGGTCTCCCTAGCCGATGTGTTGAACTTCTTGACCAGAGAGAAGATTTCCAACTTCGAAGCTGAAGCGGTGGAAAAGGCCCTGGAGACCCCGGGCAATAAGACCAGAATCGCTCAAGGAGAGGCCAGAAAAGATGCCAAGGTAAAGGTAGAGATATCCAGAGACTCGATGGTCGCCAGAATCGCAGTAGAGCCTCCCGAGGGAGATGCTCCTTGGCCCAGTGTGTCTGACCTCAAGAAGGCCCTGGAGACTAAAAACGTCATTTACGGAATAGACGAACCGGCTCTACATACGATAATCGACGGGCATCTCTCGGACCAATGGGTTGACGTTGCCCGAGGTGATCCTGCAATCGACGGTCGTAACGCCGAGGTCGAGTATGTCGTGGAGTTCGGAAGCAGTCGTCCTTTAGGAACCAACGAGGGAGGAAAGGTGGATCTCAAGGAACTTTCCTCCGTCACTATAGTCCATAAGGATCAGGTATTGGCTACCCGTATACCTCAGACCGATGGACAAAACGGTATCAACGTATTAGGAAAGACGGTAAAGGCCAAAAACGGCAAAGACCGTAAACTTCCGGCGGGGCAGGGGACCAGGTCATCGGAAGACGGCACCACCCTTTATGCGGATCAGGATGGACACCTGGTCTTCAGAGGCAGCGTTCTGGATGTTTTGCCGGTGTATGTCGTTCCGGGCGACGTGGATTACAGCGTGGGGAACGTCCATTTCATAGGTTCCGTAGACGTAAAAGGTGCCGTCAGGGACGGATTCGAGATAAAGACCTCCGGGAATGTCTCAATCGGAGGCGTTGTCGAGGGAGCGGTCATAGAGAACGACGGGGATCTGGAAATCAAAATAGGGGTTTCCGGAGGGAACAAAGGGCACATTCGAAGCGGGGGGTCACTTTCTGCTGGCTATATAGACAAGGCGACCATCCATGTGGACGAGAACCTGCAGGTCAAGGACGCCATTATGCACAGCGACGTATCGGCTGGTAAATCCGTTATCGCTGGGAACAGAGGAGGCAAGGGGCAGATCGTAGGTGGCAAGGTCCAGGCCGGTATAGCAGTTAGCTGTGTTAATCTGGGCAGCCAGATGGGAACGAAGACCGAGGTTCATGTGGGAGTTCCTCCCGAGTTGGCCAATCGAAAGAGCGAGCTGATCTCCCTCATAGAGGAAAACAGGGATAAGCTAAATCAAATAGATACCAACATAGCTTTCTTGAAAAAAATAGAAAAGGCCGGAAAACTGGATACGGAGAAAAGAACCATCATGCTCAAGCTCACCAAGGGCAGTTTTCAACTACGTTCCTTGATAGATGGTTGGACCAAGGAACAGGAGGAAGTTGAACTAAAGATAGAGAGAAGCAGATCCGATCCGAAAGTAAACGTCAAGGAGACCTGCTATCCCGGTGTCTCCGTAACGATGAGGGGAATAACCTATCTCGTGAGGGAAGAGATGCGGTTTATTACCTTCCGATACGACGACGGAGAGTTGAAGCCCTTACCCTATGACCCTTAA
- a CDS encoding sigma-70 family RNA polymerase sigma factor codes for MPPSKEDEALWQRYRLNPSEKDEIVSRYIPLVKYVVARMTVTPPPGLDYEDLVSFGLMGLLDAIDRFEIERGFSFQTFAVPRIRGAILDELRKCDWFSRTGREKLQRLERATERLMIQGIAPDDESLKKEMDVDDKTYREMLSLASRGYVVSLDEVMSLDEGDVQKGDLLSDTGASAQEVLENREDIDRVTKALHRLSERERLVLSMYYLEEMTLKEIGLVLGVTESRVSQIHGKAIVSLKARLSVHS; via the coding sequence ATGCCGCCATCCAAAGAGGACGAGGCCCTGTGGCAGAGATATCGGTTGAATCCCTCCGAGAAGGACGAGATAGTAAGCCGCTATATTCCTCTCGTCAAGTACGTAGTGGCACGGATGACCGTTACTCCCCCACCTGGTTTGGACTATGAGGATCTCGTCAGTTTCGGGCTGATGGGGCTTTTGGACGCCATCGATAGGTTCGAGATAGAGAGAGGCTTTTCTTTCCAGACCTTCGCTGTTCCCAGGATAAGGGGAGCTATACTGGATGAACTGAGAAAATGTGATTGGTTTTCCAGAACCGGCAGGGAAAAACTACAACGTCTGGAGAGGGCCACAGAGCGGCTTATGATTCAGGGGATAGCTCCCGACGACGAATCTCTCAAGAAGGAGATGGACGTAGACGATAAGACCTACAGGGAGATGCTCAGCCTGGCGTCAAGGGGGTACGTGGTCTCCCTGGACGAGGTAATGTCCCTGGATGAAGGAGACGTTCAGAAAGGGGATCTGCTCTCCGATACCGGGGCCTCTGCTCAGGAAGTTCTGGAGAATCGCGAGGATATCGACCGAGTAACCAAGGCCTTGCATCGTCTTTCCGAGAGAGAACGTTTGGTGCTTTCCATGTACTATCTGGAGGAAATGACCCTTAAGGAGATAGGGCTTGTCCTCGGTGTCACCGAGTCGAGGGTCTCTCAGATACACGGAAAGGCCATCGTCTCCTTAAAGGCTAGACTTTCGGTTCACAGCTGA